From the genome of Campylobacter concisus, one region includes:
- the purL gene encoding phosphoribosylformylglycinamidine synthase subunit PurL: protein MDKATIQAHKISDEEYEEILKILGREPNLLELGIFSAMWSEHCSYKSSKKYLNGFPTKAPWVIQGPGENAGVIDVGDGVAAVFKMESHNHPSFIEPFQGAATGVGGILRDVFTMGARVVANMNSLRFGEIRGEGELAKKHRYLLKGSVAGIGHYGNCMGIPTIGGETTFDPSFNGNILINAFALGLCKSDEIFYGKAEGVGNPVIYVGSKTGRDGLGGAVMASDSFNDENKSLRPTVQVGDPFAEKLLMEACLELFKKDYIIGIQDMGAAGLTSSSFEMAGRSGSGMKMYLERVPMREVGMTPYELMLSESQERMLICAKKGYEQKVLEIFRKWDLDAEIIGEVTSSGVMQLYWHGELAGEIPIGPLSEAAPVLDRPVARPKYLDEIANLQIPNNVDNKTAFFKLLKEPEVLNKSFIYDQYDANIQTNTIKQPGCLGAASIRVKGTKKAVSMAAQCDPRANFVDPKVGAARAVAAAGRKVAMSGAVPLAITDCLNYGNPQNPEVMWQFKEGCEGIKEACRELNTPVVSGNVSLYNDTDGVSVYPTPAIVTVGVNEDANLNLKSTFLSEGRAIYLLGETSGEFAASLYAKALYNVVGGKLKEVDYKAERALWELVIEANKEQILEFANSVGVGGLAITLAKMASISNIGVKCEVKFKEPNFIFDESFSRAVVGVKDETKFEALAAKFGVKFEKIGVSGGRRFKLNDIDGSVDEIREIYLNEFAKIVRKED from the coding sequence ATGGATAAAGCTACCATACAAGCACATAAAATCAGCGACGAAGAGTATGAAGAGATCTTAAAAATTTTAGGACGTGAGCCAAATTTACTAGAGCTTGGCATATTTTCAGCGATGTGGAGTGAGCACTGCAGCTATAAATCAAGTAAAAAATACCTAAACGGCTTTCCTACAAAAGCTCCTTGGGTCATCCAAGGACCTGGTGAAAATGCTGGCGTCATCGACGTTGGCGACGGGGTTGCAGCTGTGTTTAAGATGGAGAGTCACAACCACCCAAGCTTTATCGAGCCGTTTCAGGGCGCTGCAACTGGCGTTGGTGGAATTTTAAGAGATGTCTTTACGATGGGCGCAAGAGTTGTTGCGAACATGAACTCACTTCGTTTTGGCGAGATAAGAGGCGAGGGCGAGCTAGCTAAAAAGCATAGATATCTGCTAAAAGGAAGTGTCGCTGGCATCGGACACTATGGCAACTGCATGGGTATCCCAACGATCGGCGGCGAAACTACATTTGATCCTAGCTTTAATGGCAATATCCTAATCAACGCTTTCGCGCTTGGACTTTGTAAAAGTGATGAAATTTTCTATGGCAAGGCTGAAGGCGTGGGCAATCCAGTCATTTACGTGGGCTCAAAGACTGGCAGAGACGGACTTGGCGGTGCTGTTATGGCGAGCGATAGCTTTAACGATGAAAATAAATCACTTCGCCCAACGGTGCAAGTAGGCGACCCATTTGCTGAGAAGCTACTTATGGAAGCTTGCTTGGAGCTCTTTAAAAAAGACTACATCATCGGCATCCAAGATATGGGTGCAGCAGGACTTACAAGCTCTAGCTTTGAGATGGCTGGCAGAAGCGGCAGTGGTATGAAGATGTATTTAGAGCGCGTGCCGATGCGCGAAGTTGGTATGACGCCTTATGAGCTAATGCTAAGCGAGTCTCAAGAGCGTATGCTAATATGCGCCAAAAAAGGCTATGAGCAAAAGGTACTTGAAATTTTTAGAAAGTGGGACCTTGACGCTGAGATCATCGGCGAGGTCACAAGTAGCGGCGTGATGCAGCTTTACTGGCATGGTGAGCTTGCAGGTGAAATCCCTATCGGCCCACTGAGCGAGGCAGCTCCAGTGCTTGATCGTCCAGTCGCACGTCCAAAATACCTTGATGAGATAGCAAATTTACAAATTCCAAATAATGTTGATAACAAAACCGCATTTTTCAAGCTTTTAAAAGAGCCAGAGGTGCTAAATAAAAGCTTTATCTATGACCAATACGACGCAAATATCCAGACAAATACGATAAAACAGCCAGGTTGCTTGGGCGCTGCAAGTATCAGAGTAAAAGGCACTAAAAAGGCCGTCTCTATGGCTGCTCAGTGCGATCCTAGAGCAAATTTCGTTGATCCAAAAGTTGGCGCTGCAAGAGCAGTTGCTGCAGCTGGTAGAAAGGTAGCGATGAGCGGTGCTGTGCCACTTGCGATAACTGACTGCTTAAACTACGGCAACCCGCAAAATCCAGAGGTTATGTGGCAGTTCAAAGAGGGCTGCGAGGGCATAAAAGAGGCTTGCCGTGAGCTAAATACGCCAGTTGTGAGCGGTAATGTGAGCCTTTATAACGACACTGACGGCGTTAGCGTCTATCCAACGCCGGCCATCGTCACGGTTGGTGTAAATGAAGATGCAAATTTAAACCTAAAAAGCACATTTTTAAGCGAGGGTAGGGCGATTTACTTGCTTGGCGAGACAAGCGGAGAATTTGCAGCTTCGCTTTACGCAAAGGCGCTATATAACGTGGTTGGCGGTAAGTTAAAAGAGGTTGATTATAAAGCTGAGCGAGCCCTTTGGGAGCTAGTGATAGAGGCAAATAAAGAGCAAATTTTAGAGTTTGCAAATAGCGTAGGCGTAGGCGGTCTTGCTATCACGCTGGCAAAAATGGCTAGCATCTCAAACATCGGTGTAAAATGTGAAGTTAAATTTAAAGAGCCAAATTTCATCTTTGATGAGAGCTTTTCAAGAGCAGTCGTAGGAGTGAAAGACGAGACTAAATTTGAAGCGCTTGCGGCTAAATTTGGTGTGAAATTTGAAAAGATCGGCGTTAGTGGTGGCAGAAGATTTAAACTAAATGATATCGATGGGAGTGTGGATGAGATAAGAGAAATTTATCTAAATGAGTTTGCAAAAATCGTTAGAAAAGAGGATTAA
- a CDS encoding TerB family tellurite resistance protein, producing the protein MNFIFYIVLFVAFYLLFSVYKSGNASQGKRENLAFGEAKFLVALLAKVAKSDGRVSELEARLVSQTLDDLIAITKGGKELRDELKKVFNKQKENIDNAYETARNYKSAFNLNYDICVARLTFFLNLAYIDREFNKSEQDVIRNIAYGFGIDKETLDEIISKFDSFYGSRFDTNPDEMVQEKDAFEILGLSKNASLEEIKARYKELVRQYHPDILMGRGESKEVIERSTKKLQEINEAYGRLKEQFGV; encoded by the coding sequence ATGAATTTTATCTTTTACATTGTTCTTTTTGTCGCTTTTTATTTGCTTTTTTCTGTCTATAAAAGCGGCAATGCTTCACAAGGAAAAAGAGAAAATTTAGCCTTTGGTGAGGCTAAATTTCTTGTGGCATTGCTTGCAAAAGTAGCTAAAAGTGATGGCAGAGTCAGTGAGCTTGAGGCAAGGCTTGTTAGCCAAACGCTTGATGATTTGATTGCTATTACAAAAGGCGGTAAAGAGCTAAGAGATGAGCTAAAAAAGGTCTTTAACAAGCAAAAAGAAAATATAGATAACGCCTATGAAACCGCTAGAAACTACAAGAGTGCTTTTAATCTAAACTACGATATATGCGTCGCTAGGCTCACATTTTTTCTAAATTTAGCCTATATCGATAGAGAATTTAACAAAAGCGAACAAGATGTTATAAGAAATATCGCTTATGGATTTGGCATTGATAAAGAAACGCTTGATGAGATCATCTCAAAATTTGATAGCTTTTATGGCTCAAGATTTGATACAAATCCCGATGAAATGGTCCAAGAAAAAGATGCTTTTGAGATTTTAGGACTTAGTAAAAATGCAAGTCTTGAAGAGATAAAAGCTCGTTACAAAGAGCTTGTAAGACAGTATCATCCCGACATTTTAATGGGCAGGGGAGAGAGTAAAGAGGTGATCGAGCGCTCAACTAAAAAGCTTCAGGAGATAAACGAGGCTTATGGACGATTAAAAGAGCAATTTGGAGTTTAG
- a CDS encoding peptidase M50 gives MLLNTYAPPFKLVGGYFIAGIFFLALSVPAFFYADFDAISSLNTAGFLHIFFVGFVMSIIIGALYQLTSVILEKPFFTAKGAILNLAIFCLSLLGMCYGMLFAEAKILQISGVLLFCSLAFFATTYALSFMDNEKKSFAAFALFVSAIFLVIGITLGFCLLMILSGTLMLDFEMTLKFHVYFVLGFVFLVILGAASVLLPMFALAHDLKFTLSKASLACYILGGILLAFNENLSILSICVAALLFIAQALYILKKRVRKAYDYWNVNIVLSLVALLGAAIFIALGKLNLAAYFLIYGFLFAFIVAHLYKIAPFLIWYHYVAPFVGKVKVPLLDAMILKKIAYFGIAFNAISLLCYLLSTCFELEILVQAGMIFIALSIVLLSINIINIFRFTGFKG, from the coding sequence ATGCTTTTAAATACTTACGCACCACCATTTAAGTTAGTCGGTGGATATTTTATTGCTGGAATTTTCTTTTTAGCATTAAGTGTGCCGGCATTCTTTTATGCAGATTTTGATGCTATCAGCTCACTAAATACAGCTGGTTTTTTGCATATATTTTTTGTTGGCTTTGTTATGAGCATTATCATCGGAGCGCTCTATCAGCTAACCTCAGTCATCTTAGAAAAGCCGTTTTTTACTGCAAAAGGTGCTATTTTAAATTTGGCTATTTTTTGTCTATCGTTGCTGGGCATGTGCTACGGGATGTTATTTGCTGAGGCTAAAATTTTACAAATTAGTGGAGTTTTGCTTTTTTGCTCACTCGCTTTTTTTGCAACGACTTACGCATTAAGCTTTATGGATAATGAAAAAAAGAGCTTTGCGGCCTTTGCACTTTTTGTTTCAGCTATCTTTTTGGTAATTGGAATAACGCTTGGTTTTTGCTTGCTTATGATACTTAGTGGCACGCTGATGCTTGATTTTGAGATGACACTAAAATTTCACGTCTATTTTGTGCTAGGATTTGTGTTTCTTGTGATACTTGGAGCTGCTAGCGTACTCCTACCTATGTTTGCACTAGCTCACGATCTAAAATTTACACTTAGCAAGGCCTCACTAGCATGCTATATTTTGGGTGGCATCTTACTAGCTTTTAATGAAAATTTGTCTATTTTGTCAATATGTGTGGCAGCTTTACTTTTTATAGCTCAAGCACTTTATATTTTAAAAAAACGCGTTAGAAAGGCGTATGATTACTGGAATGTAAATATCGTACTTTCACTGGTGGCTTTACTTGGTGCTGCTATTTTTATAGCCTTAGGCAAATTAAATTTAGCTGCATATTTTTTAATATATGGCTTTTTATTTGCTTTTATAGTAGCCCATCTTTACAAGATCGCACCATTTCTCATATGGTATCACTACGTAGCACCTTTTGTCGGAAAGGTAAAAGTGCCACTTCTTGATGCCATGATACTAAAAAAGATAGCTTATTTTGGTATAGCTTTTAATGCTATCTCGCTTCTTTGCTATCTTCTCTCAACTTGCTTTGAACTAGAAATTTTAGTGCAAGCAGGTATGATTTTTATAGCTCTTAGTATAGTTTTGCTATCGATAAATATAATAAATATTTTTAGATTTACTGGTTTTAAAGGATAA
- the purH gene encoding bifunctional phosphoribosylaminoimidazolecarboxamide formyltransferase/IMP cyclohydrolase, whose protein sequence is MRALLSVSDKEGIVEFAKGLEELGWQILSTGGTFKLLKENGVKATEVSEFTASPEMFEGRVKTLHPKIHGGILHKRDDATHVAQAKEHGIEGIDLVCVNLYPFKETTIRTDDFAEIIENIDIGGPAMVRSAAKNFKDVLIVTSVLDYDEILKRLREKSDDFEFRRSLMIKAYEHTAAYDSMIANYMNDRFNGGFGDARFIVGSKVFDTRYGENPHQKGALYEFDYFFTNNFRALKGEASFNNMTDINGALMLATSFDDAPAVAIIKHANPCGFAVKDNLLESYEAALKCDPISAYGGVVAINGTLDEKLAKKINEIYVEVIIAANVDEAALKVFESKKRIKIFTQDNKFLVRSNDKFDFKHVDGGFVFQERDYVKDEELENMKQMSKKFATGSELKDAQIAWKVAALTKSNCVVYVKDGAMVAIGMGMTSRVDAARAAVAKAKELKIDLSGCVLASEAFFPFRDSIDIASKVGVKCVIEPGGSIRDDEVIEAADEHGMSLYFTGVRHFLH, encoded by the coding sequence ATGAGAGCGTTGCTTAGTGTTAGCGATAAAGAGGGCATTGTAGAGTTTGCAAAGGGGCTAGAAGAGCTTGGCTGGCAGATACTTTCAACTGGTGGCACATTTAAGCTTTTAAAAGAAAATGGTGTCAAAGCAACTGAAGTTAGCGAATTTACGGCATCGCCTGAGATGTTCGAGGGCAGGGTAAAGACGCTTCATCCAAAGATACATGGCGGCATCTTGCACAAACGTGACGATGCTACGCACGTGGCTCAGGCAAAAGAGCATGGCATCGAGGGTATCGACCTAGTTTGCGTAAATTTATATCCTTTTAAAGAGACTACCATCAGGACTGATGACTTTGCCGAGATCATCGAAAATATCGATATCGGTGGCCCAGCCATGGTAAGAAGTGCAGCTAAAAATTTTAAAGACGTGCTTATCGTTACAAGCGTGCTTGATTATGATGAAATTTTAAAGCGCCTAAGAGAAAAAAGTGATGATTTTGAGTTTAGAAGATCGCTGATGATAAAGGCATATGAACACACAGCGGCTTATGATAGCATGATCGCAAACTATATGAATGATAGATTTAATGGCGGTTTTGGCGATGCTAGATTTATCGTGGGAAGCAAGGTTTTTGACACCAGATATGGCGAAAATCCACACCAAAAAGGCGCACTTTATGAGTTTGATTATTTCTTCACAAACAACTTTAGAGCCCTAAAAGGCGAGGCAAGTTTCAATAATATGACCGATATAAATGGCGCATTGATGCTTGCAACTAGCTTTGATGACGCGCCAGCTGTGGCTATCATCAAGCACGCTAATCCTTGCGGTTTTGCGGTAAAAGATAATTTGCTTGAGAGCTACGAAGCTGCACTAAAATGCGATCCGATCTCAGCTTACGGCGGTGTGGTTGCAATAAATGGCACACTTGATGAGAAGCTAGCTAAAAAGATAAATGAAATTTATGTTGAGGTAATAATTGCTGCAAATGTTGATGAAGCCGCGCTTAAGGTCTTTGAGAGTAAAAAACGCATCAAAATTTTCACTCAAGACAATAAATTTTTAGTTCGCTCAAATGATAAATTTGACTTTAAGCACGTTGATGGTGGATTTGTATTTCAAGAAAGAGACTATGTAAAAGACGAAGAGCTTGAAAATATGAAGCAAATGAGCAAGAAATTTGCAACTGGTAGCGAGCTAAAGGATGCTCAGATCGCGTGGAAAGTGGCTGCGCTAACGAAGAGCAACTGCGTAGTTTATGTAAAAGATGGCGCAATGGTAGCTATTGGCATGGGTATGACAAGCCGCGTTGATGCTGCTCGTGCAGCCGTAGCAAAGGCAAAAGAACTAAAGATCGATCTAAGCGGTTGCGTACTTGCAAGTGAGGCGTTCTTTCCGTTTAGAGATAGTATCGATATCGCTAGTAAGGTCGGCGTAAAATGTGTCATCGAGCCAGGTGGCAGCATTAGAGATGATGAGGTGATAGAGGCTGCCGATGAGCATGGCATGTCGCTATACTTTACTGGCGTTAGACACTTTTTACACTAA
- a CDS encoding SDH family Clp fold serine proteinase: MALKKSKVAEAENEQKETEQVEKRGVAKPPVLFSKTQNLIKSIEKRLNATLITYYNSNAGSVCGNDASAMYEILKGKKINTAYLFIKSDGGSGIAALRIITTLRNYCKNLIALIPANCASAATMMALGANEIVMGPLAYLTPVDTSLKHELSPTNKGNELVSVSMDELSRVVKLWKEQDKDRPNDTNPYNSLYEYIHPLVFGAVDRASSLSLKICTELLRYHIEDDKKIAEISERLNGDYPAHEYPILFREAYEIGLHVKKMDDDLNEMLQELTLLYSEMGQRAFTDYDENSYHDNNIANIIETNGKQIYYQIDKDWFYRPEERRWNVMNDESSWRKNELVNGKIKNTIYHLW, from the coding sequence ATGGCTTTAAAAAAGAGTAAGGTCGCTGAGGCTGAAAATGAGCAAAAGGAAACAGAACAAGTTGAAAAGCGAGGCGTAGCAAAACCGCCGGTGCTTTTTAGTAAGACACAAAATTTAATAAAATCGATCGAAAAAAGACTAAACGCTACTTTGATAACTTACTATAATTCTAACGCTGGTAGCGTTTGCGGCAATGACGCGAGTGCTATGTATGAAATTTTAAAGGGCAAAAAGATAAATACTGCTTATCTTTTTATAAAAAGTGACGGCGGAAGCGGTATCGCCGCTCTTAGGATTATCACTACACTTAGAAATTACTGCAAAAATTTAATAGCCCTAATACCTGCAAACTGCGCCTCGGCTGCTACCATGATGGCACTTGGCGCAAATGAGATCGTCATGGGACCACTTGCCTATCTAACGCCTGTTGATACCTCACTCAAACACGAGCTTAGTCCGACAAATAAAGGCAATGAGCTTGTGAGCGTTTCGATGGACGAACTTAGTCGTGTGGTCAAGCTTTGGAAAGAGCAAGATAAAGATAGACCAAACGACACAAACCCCTATAACTCACTTTATGAGTATATTCATCCGCTAGTTTTTGGTGCGGTTGACCGTGCTAGCTCGCTATCGCTTAAGATTTGCACCGAGCTTCTTAGGTATCATATCGAGGACGATAAAAAGATCGCAGAAATTTCTGAAAGGCTAAATGGCGACTATCCAGCTCATGAATATCCAATTCTCTTTAGAGAGGCGTACGAGATCGGCCTTCATGTAAAAAAGATGGATGATGATCTAAATGAAATGCTTCAGGAGCTAACGCTACTTTACTCTGAGATGGGTCAGCGAGCTTTTACTGACTATGATGAAAATAGCTACCATGATAACAATATCGCAAATATCATTGAAACAAATGGCAAGCAAATTTACTATCAGATAGACAAGGACTGGTTTTACCGTCCCGAAGAGCGTCGCTGGAATGTGATGAATGACGAGAGCTCTTGGCGTAAAAACGAGCTAGTAAATGGCAAAATAAAAAATACTATCTATCACTTGTGGTAA
- the msrB gene encoding peptide-methionine (R)-S-oxide reductase MsrB → MKNILKFILMAAVFFGLNLVAKDELIKEQTMAGQNLKEIYLAGGCFWGMQGYFKKIFGVVDTKVGYANGKSENTSYRELHESDHAETLYVKYDENRVALAEILAHFFRVIDPTSLNKQGNDVGRQYRSGIYYVSESDLPTIESFMKIEQKKFKDKIVVEVTPLKNFVLGEEYHQDYLDKNPFGYCHIDLGLADKPLYDEAKFKPLSKDELKKNLSSEQYAVTQEAATERPFSSEYDKFDQKGIYVDITSGKPLFSSADKFDAGCGWPSFTKPITTTALSYKEDNSFMMKRVEVRSQNSDAHLGHVFDDGPSDKGGLRYCINGASLKFIPLEDMARLGYEEFIPYVK, encoded by the coding sequence ATGAAAAATATCTTAAAATTTATCTTAATGGCGGCAGTGTTTTTTGGTCTAAATTTGGTGGCAAAAGACGAGCTTATAAAGGAGCAGACGATGGCAGGGCAAAATTTAAAAGAAATTTATCTAGCAGGTGGTTGCTTTTGGGGTATGCAGGGATATTTTAAAAAGATATTTGGCGTAGTGGATACAAAGGTAGGCTACGCAAATGGCAAAAGCGAAAATACTAGCTACCGCGAGCTTCATGAGAGCGATCATGCTGAAACGCTTTATGTAAAATACGACGAAAATAGAGTCGCTTTGGCTGAAATTTTGGCTCACTTTTTTAGAGTGATCGACCCGACATCGCTAAATAAACAAGGCAATGACGTCGGTAGGCAGTATAGAAGCGGAATTTACTATGTGAGCGAAAGTGATCTACCAACGATAGAGAGCTTTATGAAAATAGAGCAAAAGAAATTTAAAGATAAGATCGTGGTTGAGGTGACGCCACTTAAAAATTTCGTCTTAGGTGAGGAGTATCATCAAGATTATCTTGATAAAAATCCTTTTGGATATTGTCACATTGACCTAGGTTTAGCCGATAAACCGCTTTACGATGAGGCGAAATTTAAGCCGCTTAGTAAAGATGAGCTAAAGAAAAATTTAAGTAGCGAGCAGTATGCCGTGACGCAAGAAGCTGCAACTGAGAGGCCATTTAGCAGTGAGTATGATAAATTTGATCAAAAAGGCATTTATGTAGATATAACGAGTGGAAAGCCACTTTTCTCAAGTGCAGATAAATTTGATGCAGGATGTGGCTGGCCAAGCTTTACAAAGCCTATAACGACAACAGCTCTTTCATATAAGGAGGACAACTCGTTTATGATGAAAAGGGTTGAGGTGAGGTCACAAAACAGCGACGCGCACCTTGGTCATGTCTTTGATGACGGACCAAGCGATAAGGGCGGGCTAAGATATTGCATAAACGGTGCGAGCCTTAAATTTATACCGCTTGAAGATATGGCAAGGCTGGGATACGAGGAATTTATACCTTATGTAAAATAG